The genomic interval TAATCGCTCAACTTCAATATCATCCTATAGACCTATATTTCATTGCGCACACGCGTTCGTTATTTGCAAATGGATTTCTCGGCCTCCGTCTTCCAAATCTGCTCCTTCGCCGTCGCGGCCGTCCTCCTGGCGACCACGGCGGCTGCCAGGCCAGCCACGTCCACCATTGCCACCGTGGCGGCCGCCAACGCGACCGTGACGGCGCGCCGCGACGGCCACGGCCGCTCCTCACCGctctcgacggcgacgacggaggagcagcagcagtacaTCTGCTACCTCTGCCGCGGGCGGAACCCGCTGATGATCCGGTGGTGCCCCCTCGACGAGGACGAGTGCCACGTCGCCTGcctctcgtcgccgtcggcgtcgcgcgcctcctcctcctcctcgtcctctccgccgcgcgcgccggctctccccgccgacgacgacgaccgggggCACGACGACTGCTACGTCATGAAGCTGTACCCGGACGGCAGCTGGGTCGTCGTCGACGTGGTCAGCTGCCAGGCGTCGGCGGGATGCTTCCTCGTGTGCAGCGACGCCTACgcgctgccgtcgtcgtcgacgggcgcggccggcgagacCACCCCGGCCGCGATCGGCAGCCCGCTGCCGCCCCGCCTGGCCGATTTCGAGCGGTGCGGCGACCAGCTCTACCCGCGGCCGTCGAGCCCATGACGACGCGTACGTCTGCAGTTGACTCGACCAGACGGAGTGACGGACGTAACGTTGGACATAGCACTAAAACTAGTGTCAGTCTCTGCATCGATGTAGGCAATACGGTTGACAAAAATCCAAAGAAATTCAAGtgatcaaacaaataaaaagtaacatTTTAACGTAAGGTTCCCATTTTGCTCATGAGACAGAACCAATCaattcatatttgcaaaatactccatccgtctcACGGTTAAGGCCTTCTAGCTAGCTctactttatttatatgaatactaaaaagatctaaaaataaatagatatatatatatatatattatatttatctatgaaATAAATACGATACACTTAAGTACTTAACTTATCTGAGCTTGCAGCTTGCGGTAGCAACACGTGAACTCCCCCGTTCTCTGGCTAAAATCGTTCCAACCTTCCGTTTTCGGTGGTTAGTTATTTTCGGGGGCAAATGACTGATCGTCGCTGCATATCTTTCAAACAGAATCCACTTGTGATTTGCACCACATTcttatttgttatttgttgGCTAGTAGCGTTGTGTATAGTCCGCGTGATTGGACTGGGGATATGTATGCAAATGGTTCATAAATATGAGTAGAAGAGAAAGATGTGCTCTCATACTACAGGGAAGAAATAAACAGATAATTAACAGATTGATAAGTTCAAATTGAAACagatactctctctgtttttatttaatatcgttgattttatttgtcttgataaaaaatacatggttattaactattttgttataatttaatttattacgagagtaactttaaacatgacatataattctgcatatttgcacataaattttaaataaaacaaacgatCAGACGtatattcaaaagttaaaTAGGTGAAATATAAAAACGGAGGGACTAATTATCAGGATTCAGATAACGCTCttacaaagaaagaaataagtTAT from Oryza brachyantha chromosome 3, ObraRS2, whole genome shotgun sequence carries:
- the LOC121054006 gene encoding uncharacterized protein LOC121054006 translates to MDFSASVFQICSFAVAAVLLATTAAARPATSTIATVAAANATVTARRDGHGRSSPLSTATTEEQQQYICYLCRGRNPLMIRWCPLDEDECHVACLSSPSASRASSSSSSSPPRAPALPADDDDRGHDDCYVMKLYPDGSWVVVDVVSCQASAGCFLVCSDAYALPSSSTGAAGETTPAAIGSPLPPRLADFERCGDQLYPRPSSP